In Ischnura elegans chromosome 6, ioIscEleg1.1, whole genome shotgun sequence, one genomic interval encodes:
- the LOC124160241 gene encoding uncharacterized protein LOC124160241, with translation MTLLTALITMGGIICFGMGSEIPMVKKINAGTYWTPLPDVVAYEASLPRLYKVKWGREITRFTPKEHDCESRDDICSAIHTLDITMTKLQTVLTDLNLTPKYLKIGNKREKRGLDFLGAAFRWCCGVATEKQLKSVERNVDTYQQKLSEFGNALQKEHNYLLDATQNIRNYSKEMEKSFDELQKHVIRVEQGMNMRLFEGEAKHFRDLIRVVGTSMGTQATLINTIKENEALHYCRNNLFPISLVKLSDLQDDLNNLNNKLNPLGYELAQKEVTELMTMKIAQCTLREGELLIRFNVPLIKKGAQWKLYEISATPFGWKNETCVILHNVVYAAVDGGRLRTLSGPAMHDCRPFEDKLCFLPRFHGDTSHGPQCALTMFKGATAKQLNEACTLRCHPGQSTIITEVAFEKYVITHPPPSIKVNCGQRSREIKTALEGPGALELVLPCQCQARISGDLWIPAAFPCNKDGNVQVQTTHVLPAIWSTLDTIVVDPRRPETLPEFENLSDFLNEKWVIKTPHLNLSRPDWEIDTNVPMLRTDYGEEIGSTGLVWCLLMSVLVALITYRVYKHEQYMPYLVKMEDGRELFVAKKARNQGEVR, from the coding sequence ATGACCCTCTTAACGGCTTTAATTACGATGGGGGGCATAATTTGTTTTGGTATGGGAAGCGAAATACCTATGGTTAAGAAAATCAATGCAGGCACTTACTGGACACCATTGCCCGACGTAGTGGCATATGAGGCATCCTTGCCCAGATTGTATAAAGTTAAATGGGGACGTGAAATTACGAGATTTACACCAAAGGAACATGATTGTGAAAGTCGGGATGATATCTGCTCTGCCATACATACTTTGGATATTACGATGACCAAGCTACAAACTGTTTTAACAGACCTCAATTTAACACCGAAATATTTAAAGATTGGTAacaagagagagaaaagaggatTGGACTTTTTGGGTGCCGCGTTTAGATGGTGCTGTGGGGTTGCTAccgaaaaacaattaaaatcagTAGAACGAAATGTAGACACGTACCAGCAGAAATTATCAGAATTCGGGAATGCATTACAGAAAGAACATAACTATCTGTTAGACGCAACTCAGAATATACGAAATTATtccaaagaaatggaaaaatcatttgatgaATTACAGAAACACGTCATACGAGTCGAGCAAGGGATGAACATGAGATTATTTGAGGGTGAGGCTAAGCACTTTCGTGACCTCATTAGAGTAGTTGGTACGAGTATGGGCACCCAGGCAACATTAATAAATaccattaaagaaaatgaagctCTCCACTATTGCCGAAACAATCTTTTTCCTATCTCTCTGGTAAAACTTTCAGACTTACAAGATgatttaaataacttaaataacaaattaaaCCCTTTAGGCTACGAATTAGCACAAAAAGAAGTTACCGAACTGATGACAATGAAAATAGCCCAATGCACGTTACGAGAAGGCGAATTATTAATTAGATTTAACGTTCCTCTTATAAAGAAGGGAGCCCAGTGGAAATTATACGAAATAAGTGCCACACCTTTCGGTTGGAAAAACGAAACCTGTGTAATCTTGCACAACGTAGTCTATGCAGCAGTAGATGGGGGAAGGCTGCGGACACTTTCGGGACCCGCGATGCATGACTGCCGTCCATTTGaagataaattatgttttttacctAGATTCCATGGGGACACCTCACATGGTCCCCAATGCGCTCTGACGATGTTCAAGGGAGCAACAGCGAAACAATTAAACGAGGCGTGCACTCTCCGCTGTCATCCAGGTCAGAGTACCATTATTACTGAGGTTGCATTTGAGAAATACGTAATCACCCATCCACCCCCCTCAATTAAAGTAAACTGTGGCCAGAGATCGCGGGAAATAAAGACCGCACTAGAAGGACCAGGAGCACTTGAACTAGTATTGCCATGTCAATGCCAGGCCAGAATATCAGGAGACTTATGGATACCGGCCGCATTTCCTTGTAACAAGGACGGAAATGTTCAAGTTCAAACGACTCATGTATTACCGGCAATATGGTCCACACTGGACACCATCGTAGTAGACCCAAGGCGACCCGAAACTTTGCCAGAATTCGAAAACTTATCAgatttcttaaatgagaaatGGGTTATAAAGACCCCGCATTTAAATCTGTCACGTCCAGATTGGGAAATTGATACAAATGTCCCCATGTTGAGAACGGATTATGGAGAGGAAATTGGTAGTACTGGTCTTGTGTGGTGCCTCCTCATGTCTGTTTTGGTTGCCCTAATTACTTACCGTGTGTACAAACACGAACAATATATGCCTTACTTGGTGAAAATGGAGGACGGAAGAGAATTATTTGTGGCCAAGAAGGCCCGAAATCAGGGAGAGGTAAGATAG